In one Streptomyces marincola genomic region, the following are encoded:
- a CDS encoding GNAT family N-acetyltransferase, with product MYGISLGDDAAWLRPLEPWRAEEFLAHIDRGREFIGRFTGLSDAVADLASSRAFLLSYAEKAAADAGTLHGIWLDGTLVGGVMLRTMDTAQGTAEAGCWLEPGAVSRGLVTRAARVLIDWAVEERGIHRVEWQVAAANEPSIAVARRLGMRRDGVLRESYLRRGKRHDIEIWSVLAPQWRAGRRES from the coding sequence ATGTACGGGATATCGCTGGGCGACGACGCGGCGTGGTTGCGGCCACTCGAACCCTGGCGCGCGGAAGAGTTCCTGGCGCACATCGACCGGGGGCGGGAGTTCATCGGCCGCTTCACCGGGCTGTCCGACGCCGTCGCGGACCTGGCGTCCAGCCGCGCCTTCCTCCTGTCGTACGCGGAGAAGGCCGCGGCGGACGCGGGCACGCTGCACGGCATCTGGCTGGACGGCACGCTGGTGGGCGGCGTCATGCTGCGGACGATGGACACCGCCCAGGGCACCGCGGAGGCGGGCTGCTGGCTGGAACCGGGCGCGGTCAGCAGAGGGCTGGTGACGCGGGCGGCGCGCGTGCTCATCGACTGGGCCGTTGAGGAACGGGGCATCCACCGCGTGGAGTGGCAGGTCGCGGCGGCGAACGAGCCGAGCATCGCCGTGGCGCGGCGGCTGGGGATGCGCAGGGACGGCGTACTGCGGGAAAGCTACCTGCGGCGGGGGAAGCGGCACGACATCGAGATCTGGTCGGTGCTCGCGCCGCAGTGGCGGGCGGGGCGGCGGGAGTCCTGA